One genomic segment of Motacilla alba alba isolate MOTALB_02 chromosome 1A, Motacilla_alba_V1.0_pri, whole genome shotgun sequence includes these proteins:
- the ETFBKMT gene encoding electron transfer flavoprotein beta subunit lysine methyltransferase — translation MACRGWMWLLRAKGWRSRRGGPSLCWKRCCHWSSGKSLDPEVRAFLEENTEVTNSGHLTPEIRLRLLTPRCRFWREKPDLWPYGDPFWAIYWPGGQALSRYILDNPRVVKGRSVLDLGSGCGATAIAAVMSGASQVLANDIDPIAGMAMILNCELNHLNPFPITIKNIINSEAGNWDLIVLGDMFYDEQLADGLHHWLQKCIRIHQTEVLIGDPGRHQFLSHSIRSQLHKVIEYSLPESTRQENYGLTSSIVWSYQPSNSLDDS, via the exons ATGGCCTGCCGTGGCTGGATGTGGCTCCTCCGTGCCAAGgggtggaggagcaggaggggaggccCCTCTCTGTGCTGGAAGCGCTGCTGCCACTGGAGCTCAGGCAAGTCTCTGGACCCCGAGGTGAGAGCGTTTTTGGAGGAGAACACCGAGGTCACCAACAGTGGGCACCTCACACCAGAGATCCGGCTGCGCCTCCTCACCCCCCGCTGCAGGTTCTGGAGAGAAAAACCTGACCTGTGGCCTTATGGGGACCCATTCTGGGCAATTTACTGGCCAGGAGGCCAAGCCCTCTCCAG gtatATTTTAGATAATCCACGTGTGGTTAAAGGGCGATCAGTTCTGGATCTTGGAAGTGGATGTGGAGCAACAGCAATAGCTGCTGTGATGAGCGGTGCATCCCAAGTCCTTGCCAATGATATTGACCCTA TTGCAGGAATGGCAATGATCTTGAACTGTGAACTGAACCACCTGAATCCCTTCCCCATCACCATTAAGAACATCATTAATTCAGAGGCTGGCAACTGGGACCTCATAGTTCTAGGAGATATGTTTTATGATGAACAACTTGCTGATGGTCTGCATCACTGGCTGCAGAAGTGCATCAGGATTCACCAGACTGAAGTGCTGATTGGTGACCCTGGCAGACATCAGTTTTTAAGCCACAGCATTCGCAGTCAGCTGCACAAAGTTATAGAATATTCACTGCCTGAGTCTACGAGACAAGAAAACTACGGGCTAACATCAAGTATTGTCTGGAGTTATCAGCCCTCAAACAGCTTAGATGATTCTTGA